Genomic window (Anaerolineae bacterium):
TTGCCTGCGCGGCGAGCTGGGGGTCGGGAAAACGCGCTTTGTTCAGGGCATCGCCCAGGGGCTTCAGGTGGAAGGGCCGGTGCGCAGTCCTTCCTTCACCCTGGTGTGGGAGTACACGTCGCCGGCCGGCCTCAAGCTCTTCCACATTGACTTCTACCGCCTGGGCGACGCGGTGGCCGAATCCCTGGCCATCGGCATCGAGGAGTATCTCTATGGGGACGGCGTCTGCGTCATCGAGTGGTCGGAGCGCGCCGAACCCATCCTGCCGGCGGACCGTCTGACGGTGGAAATGCGTTTCATTGACGATTATAAGCGCGGCGTTCTACTGCGCGCCGGCGGCGAACGCTCCAGGGAATTATTGACCGCCTATCGGAGTGTAGTCATCGGACATGCGCCGGCGTCATCGGCGCCGGCCGGCCGCTCTTGACACCGCGTTTCGGGGGTCAGCCTCATGCTGTTAGCCATTGACACCGCCACCCGCAATGCCAGCATCGCGCTCTATGACGCGCACCAGGTCTGGGCGGAGCGCACCTGGTTCTCGGATTACAACCACACCGTCGAGCTGATGCCCAACATTGTGGACATGTTCCGCTTACTGCGGCTGGAGCCGGCGCGCCTCCGCGGGGTGGCGGTGGCCATCGGCCCAGGCTCCTTCACCGGCATGCGCATCGGGCTGAGCGTTGCCAAGGGGTTGTGCCTGGCGCTGGGGATCCCCATCAAGGGTATCCCCACCCTGGACGTGGTGGCCCAGCCTTTCGCCGGCAGTGACCTGCCGGTGTGCGCGGTGGTGCACGCCGGCCGCGGGCGCTTCTGCGCCGCGGTGTACCGCAGTGTGGACGGACAGTGGAGCCGGCAGGGAGATTTCCAGCTTGTCACGCCGGACAGACTGCCGGCGCTGGCGGAAGGCCGGACGATTTTCTGCGGGGAGCTGGATGAGGAAGCCCGGCAGGCGGTGCAGTCCGCGCTGGGGAAGCGCGCCGTGATCGCCACGCCGGCGCAGTCGGTGCGGCGAGCGGCGGTGCTGGCGGAAATGGCCTGGCCGGCGCTGGCCTCCGGTCAGGGCGACGACCTGGCCAGCCTGTCGCCCATTTACCTGCACACGGCCGGCGACTCGCCATGAGGGATACGCCGTTGGATTGGACCGATATCCCGTACCTGGTGCGGCCCATGCAGGTGGCCGATATCGAGCAAGTCATGCCCATCGAGCGGTCGAGTTTCACCTCCCCCTGGCCGGCCTCCGCCTTTGAGTATGACCTCCTGCACAACCGGCACGCGCATTATTTCGTCGTGACCCCGCGGCCGGCGCAGGAAGCAGGGGAGCCGAAGCCGGCTTCCTGGCTGAACCGGCTCCTGCGCACTGCCCCGCCCTCCCCCTCACCGTCCGGGCCGGTGCTGGGATACGCCGGCTTCTGGGCGCTGGTGGACGAGGCGCACCTGGCCAATATCGCGGTGGCCCCGGAGTGGCGCGGGCGCGGGCTGGGGGAACTGCTGTTGGTAACGGTCATCGATCGTGCGGTGGAGCTGGGCTTGGTGGTGGTGACGCTGGAGGTACGGGTGAGCAACCTGCGGGCGCAGAAGCTGTACCGCAAGTACGGCTTCGAGGTGGTGGGGGAGCGCCGGCACTATTATTCCGACAACGGCGAGAACGCCTACATCATGACCACGGGCATCATCACCAGCGCCGCATATCAGCGCCGGCTGGCCGAGCTGAAGGAAGCCCTGCACGCCAAACTGCGCGCCCAGACCGCGCCGCCCCCAGCGGAATGAAAAAGCCCGCCCGAATGGCTCGGGCGGGCTTTCGTGCTGCTCCTCACTGCCGCAGGTGAATCATCACCTTGCGGTTATCCCCTTCGCCGATGCTGTGCGTGGTCACCTGGGGGTGATCGCGCAGGGCGAGGTGCACGATGCGCCGCTCGTACGGCGGCATGGCTTCCAGCACCACTGAGCGGCGGGTCGCCACCACCTGCTCGGCCATGCGTTCGGCCAGCCGGCGCAACTGCTGTTCGCGCCGCTCCTTGTAGCCCTGCACATCAATCACGATATTGTACCAGCGGCGCGTACGGTGATTGACAATCAGCCGCACCAGGAACTGGAGAGCGCCCAGGGTCTCGCCGCGCCGGCCGATCAGCATCCCCAGGTCCCGGCCCTGGATGTCCAGCACCACCGGCGGCGGGTTATCCCCCTCCAGCATAAACTCCGTCGGGGGCTTGGAGACGATGCGCGCCTGGATGGACATGCGCTGGAGGATGCCCTGTAGGGCGTCGCGGGCGATGCGCTCCACCTCTTTGGGGGAGAGCGCCGGCGCTTTGGTGACCTCGGCCCCGGCCTCTTCCTCTTCTACCTCCGGCCCTTCCCAATATTCCTCCGAAAGAACCTGTTCCTGCGCTTCGGCAGGGGCGGCTTCCACCCGCGGCGCCAGGCGCACCCGGGCATCTTCGGCGCCGATGCCCAGCAGGCCGCGACTGCCGTGGCTCAGGATTTCCACCTCCACCTGGTCCCGGCTCAGCCCCAACTGGGCCAGGCCGGCGGCAATCGCCTCCTCAACGGTTTTTCCTCTAACCTCGACGCTTTCTCCTCTTCTTTCCATACTGTTGCCCTTTCTTAGCGGTTTGTCCCTCGGCAGGCTGTGCATCCACAGGAGCGGAGGCGGTGGGCGCACTGCTGGCCGGCGCTTTGCTGGTCACGGCCTTGGCCGGCGGCGCCCCCCGTTTCCCGAACGACACGCCCACCCAACCCGGCGTGAAGTACTGGATGACGATGCCCACAATGTTGGACACGACGAAATAGAGCGCCAGCCCGGAGGGGAACTGTAAGCTGAAAAAGCCCAGCATCAGGGGGAACATCACCTGCATGCTCTGGTTCATGGACGCCGACTGTGGGTCGGAGGAGGGCGGCGACATCACTTTCTGCTGGAACCAGGTCGTGGCCACCACCAGCACCGGCAGGATGTAGAGCGGGTCCGGCTTGCCCAGGTCCAGCCAGAGGAAGGTGTTCTTCACCGGCACCAGCGAGGAGAGCCATGGCAAGCTCTTGTAGATATTATTGGAAAGGTTCAGCAGTTGAAGCGGGCCGGCCGCCAGCGTCTGGGCGATGGACTGATACAGGCCGATCCAGATGGGGAACTGGATGAGGAGCGGCAGACACCCGCCCAACGGGTTGACGCCGGCCTCGCGGTACAGCTCCATCTGGGCCTGCGCCAGCTTCTCCTTGTCGTCCTTGTATTTCTTCTGCAGTTCCTGGAGCTTGGGCTGTAATTCCTGCATCTTCTTGGCGGATCTCTGCTGGGGCAGGCTCAGCGGCAGGGTGAGCAGGCGGATAATGATGGTGAACACAGCGATGGCCGCGGCGAAGTT
Coding sequences:
- the tsaE gene encoding tRNA (adenosine(37)-N6)-threonylcarbamoyltransferase complex ATPase subunit type 1 TsaE; the protein is CLRGELGVGKTRFVQGIAQGLQVEGPVRSPSFTLVWEYTSPAGLKLFHIDFYRLGDAVAESLAIGIEEYLYGDGVCVIEWSERAEPILPADRLTVEMRFIDDYKRGVLLRAGGERSRELLTAYRSVVIGHAPASSAPAGRS
- the tsaB gene encoding tRNA (adenosine(37)-N6)-threonylcarbamoyltransferase complex dimerization subunit type 1 TsaB codes for the protein MLLAIDTATRNASIALYDAHQVWAERTWFSDYNHTVELMPNIVDMFRLLRLEPARLRGVAVAIGPGSFTGMRIGLSVAKGLCLALGIPIKGIPTLDVVAQPFAGSDLPVCAVVHAGRGRFCAAVYRSVDGQWSRQGDFQLVTPDRLPALAEGRTIFCGELDEEARQAVQSALGKRAVIATPAQSVRRAAVLAEMAWPALASGQGDDLASLSPIYLHTAGDSP
- the rimI gene encoding ribosomal protein S18-alanine N-acetyltransferase; this encodes MRDTPLDWTDIPYLVRPMQVADIEQVMPIERSSFTSPWPASAFEYDLLHNRHAHYFVVTPRPAQEAGEPKPASWLNRLLRTAPPSPSPSGPVLGYAGFWALVDEAHLANIAVAPEWRGRGLGELLLVTVIDRAVELGLVVVTLEVRVSNLRAQKLYRKYGFEVVGERRHYYSDNGENAYIMTTGIITSAAYQRRLAELKEALHAKLRAQTAPPPAE
- a CDS encoding protein jag, giving the protein MERRGESVEVRGKTVEEAIAAGLAQLGLSRDQVEVEILSHGSRGLLGIGAEDARVRLAPRVEAAPAEAQEQVLSEEYWEGPEVEEEEAGAEVTKAPALSPKEVERIARDALQGILQRMSIQARIVSKPPTEFMLEGDNPPPVVLDIQGRDLGMLIGRRGETLGALQFLVRLIVNHRTRRWYNIVIDVQGYKERREQQLRRLAERMAEQVVATRRSVVLEAMPPYERRIVHLALRDHPQVTTHSIGEGDNRKVMIHLRQ
- a CDS encoding membrane protein insertase YidC codes for the protein MLNGLLLLYGALGQNFAAAIAVFTIIIRLLTLPLSLPQQRSAKKMQELQPKLQELQKKYKDDKEKLAQAQMELYREAGVNPLGGCLPLLIQFPIWIGLYQSIAQTLAAGPLQLLNLSNNIYKSLPWLSSLVPVKNTFLWLDLGKPDPLYILPVLVVATTWFQQKVMSPPSSDPQSASMNQSMQVMFPLMLGFFSLQFPSGLALYFVVSNIVGIVIQYFTPGWVGVSFGKRGAPPAKAVTSKAPASSAPTASAPVDAQPAEGQTAKKGQQYGKKRRKRRG